In the genome of Candidatus Cloacimonadota bacterium, one region contains:
- a CDS encoding DNA polymerase I, producing the protein MKNKLYLIDGTALLYRAYFAFIRNPLINSKQENTSAIFGVLNSFLTLVDKMDAQHIAIAFDRKAPTFRHRDYEEYKANRPPMPDDLQSQIAPIIEFFRLINVPQVGADGYEADDALGTLGKKYEDEFEIIYVTGDKDYCQLVGSQSKIYDPMKDAIINIQEVEKKYGVSPEQFIDYLALVGDSS; encoded by the coding sequence ATGAAAAACAAGCTATATTTAATTGATGGAACTGCTCTTTTGTATCGAGCCTATTTTGCGTTTATTAGAAATCCATTGATAAACAGCAAACAAGAAAACACATCCGCAATATTTGGTGTACTCAATTCCTTCCTCACTTTAGTGGATAAAATGGATGCACAACACATTGCCATAGCCTTCGATCGTAAAGCCCCAACTTTTCGACATCGAGACTATGAAGAATACAAGGCAAATAGACCACCTATGCCAGATGATTTGCAAAGCCAAATAGCACCGATAATAGAGTTTTTTCGCCTTATTAATGTGCCTCAAGTTGGCGCTGATGGATATGAAGCAGATGACGCCTTGGGTACCTTAGGCAAGAAGTACGAAGACGAATTCGAAATTATATATGTAACGGGTGATAAGGATTATTGCCAACTTGTGGGGAGCCAGAGTAAGATTTACGATCCCATGAAAGATGCTATAATTAATATCCAAGAAGTAGAAAAAAAATATGGGGTGAGTCCAGAGCAGTTTATAGATTATTTGGCTCTAGTTGGCGATAGTTCCG
- a CDS encoding tyrosine-type recombinase/integrase, with amino-acid sequence MLKEWIEKHRNYLALQGKSPRTLDGYEFDLLQFTGFIDQYFGGLKMREISTLHIRAFLKWLSERPDCNNTLGRKIASLSSLFKYLKMQKVIEINPMLKIRRPKVEKKLPKFFSEKEMETLIRIPDTDTLFGIRNRAIFELLYSCGLRLMELANLRLEDLDTKRSIIRVTGKGNKQRMIPVGAPALEALNIYLQRRPQLAREYSSNRIFLTRSGKNFDTTQLRTILMRYIDLIAHDKGYSPHTIRHSFATHMLARGADLRVIQELLGHSCLATTEVYTHLSLEDIKEAYEKGHPRSGE; translated from the coding sequence TTGCTGAAAGAGTGGATTGAAAAACACAGGAACTACCTTGCCTTACAGGGCAAAAGCCCTCGCACATTGGATGGCTACGAGTTTGATTTACTTCAATTTACAGGTTTTATAGACCAGTATTTTGGGGGCTTAAAAATGCGAGAAATATCTACCTTGCACATTCGCGCTTTTCTTAAATGGCTATCGGAACGACCGGATTGCAATAATACTTTAGGACGCAAGATTGCTTCGCTTTCCTCGCTGTTTAAGTATCTTAAAATGCAAAAGGTTATCGAGATAAATCCCATGCTCAAAATCAGGCGGCCAAAAGTGGAAAAAAAGCTTCCCAAATTCTTCAGTGAGAAGGAAATGGAAACTCTTATCCGCATACCTGATACCGATACTCTATTTGGCATCCGCAATCGTGCCATATTTGAACTGCTATATAGCTGTGGTCTAAGGCTAATGGAATTGGCAAATTTGCGACTGGAAGATTTGGATACGAAAAGAAGCATTATCCGCGTAACCGGTAAAGGCAACAAACAACGAATGATTCCAGTTGGAGCACCAGCGTTGGAAGCTTTAAATATCTACTTGCAACGTCGTCCTCAATTGGCTCGGGAGTATAGCAGCAACCGGATATTTCTTACCCGTAGCGGGAAAAACTTCGATACCACCCAATTGCGTACAATTCTGATGCGCTATATAGATCTCATTGCCCACGATAAGGGCTATTCTCCACATACTATTCGCCACTCCTTTGCTACCCACATGCTTGCTCGCGGAGCAGATCTGCGCGTAATCCAAGAACTTTTAGGACATTCCTGCCTTGCTACCACAGAGGTGTACACTCATCTAAGCTTGGAAGATATTAAAGAGGCATACGAAAAAGGCCATCCGCGCAGCGGAGAGTAA
- a CDS encoding N-acetyltransferase, with protein sequence MNQHIDSSAQLGTDVRIGFNTIIMENVQIGSNCLIGHNVVIHAGSIIGDNVRIDDNVIIGKKPLSSPRSIFKVPENLSPSIIGSFCQIGANVVVYAQCEIGERNLIADLATIRENVKIGDLNIIGRNVSIENFVNIGNRNKFETNSYITAYSNIEDYCFVAPCVATSNDNYMARDKERFNHFKGITMKSGARIGVNATILPGKIIAQDGTIAAGAVVTKDVNSANIVVGNPAKVFREVPEAQLLKNNLDK encoded by the coding sequence ATGAACCAACATATAGATAGTAGTGCCCAATTGGGTACAGATGTCCGCATCGGTTTCAATACGATCATCATGGAAAATGTTCAAATTGGCAGCAATTGCCTGATTGGACACAATGTGGTAATTCATGCCGGCAGCATTATTGGTGATAATGTCCGAATTGACGACAATGTAATTATTGGTAAAAAACCGCTTTCCTCTCCACGCAGCATATTCAAGGTTCCCGAGAACCTCTCCCCCTCAATAATTGGCAGCTTTTGCCAGATTGGCGCAAACGTGGTAGTATATGCTCAATGCGAAATTGGCGAACGTAATCTGATAGCCGATTTGGCAACCATTAGAGAGAATGTGAAAATAGGGGATCTGAACATAATAGGTCGCAATGTGAGCATCGAGAACTTTGTAAACATTGGAAATCGCAATAAGTTTGAAACCAATTCTTACATAACAGCATATTCTAATATTGAAGATTACTGCTTTGTAGCCCCTTGTGTGGCAACCAGTAACGATAACTATATGGCAAGAGATAAGGAACGCTTCAATCATTTTAAGGGCATCACTATGAAAAGTGGCGCTAGAATTGGCGTAAATGCAACAATACTACCCGGAAAGATCATTGCTCAAGATGGAACTATCGCCGCTGGGGCAGTGGTAACCAAAGATGTTAACTCCGCCAACATCGTAGTGGGAAATCCCGCTAAGGTATTTCGCGAAGTGCCTGAAGCTCAACTACTAAAAAACAATCTGGATAAATAA
- a CDS encoding polyprenol monophosphomannose synthase: MKALIIIPTYNEVENIEHLLTILLANNKGLEVLVLDDNSPDGTAAVVKKIMANEERVHLIERPNKMGLGSAYVIGFKYALQNDFEFIMQMDADFSHNPDDVPRLLETAQNYDLVIGSRYSNGVNIINWPIQRLLISYFASKYVRLITSMPIKDPTGGFKCFHRKALESINLERILSDGYAFQIEMNFRIWAKGFSIKEIPIVFTERINGVSKMSRHIVWEAAWMVWNLQFRKLLGTLH, translated from the coding sequence ATGAAAGCGCTGATAATTATTCCCACCTACAATGAAGTGGAAAACATAGAACATTTGCTAACGATTCTTTTGGCAAACAATAAAGGCTTAGAAGTATTGGTGTTGGACGATAACAGCCCAGATGGCACAGCCGCTGTAGTAAAGAAAATTATGGCAAATGAAGAGCGAGTGCACCTTATAGAGCGCCCAAACAAGATGGGCTTGGGCTCCGCCTATGTAATAGGATTCAAATATGCCTTGCAGAATGATTTTGAATTCATCATGCAAATGGATGCAGATTTTTCCCACAATCCCGATGATGTGCCCCGTTTATTGGAAACAGCACAAAACTACGATTTGGTGATTGGATCTCGCTATTCAAACGGCGTTAACATTATCAACTGGCCAATTCAACGTCTATTGATTAGCTATTTTGCTTCCAAGTATGTACGCCTCATAACATCTATGCCAATCAAAGACCCTACGGGGGGATTCAAATGCTTTCACCGTAAAGCATTGGAAAGCATAAATCTGGAGCGAATACTATCCGATGGTTATGCGTTTCAGATCGAGATGAATTTCCGCATTTGGGCTAAAGGTTTTAGCATCAAAGAAATACCTATAGTTTTTACGGAACGCATCAATGGGGTATCCAAAATGAGCAGACACATAGTGTGGGAAGCAGCATGGATGGTGTGGAATTTACAATTTAGAAAGCTTTTGGGCACACTGCATTAA
- the ruvB gene encoding Holliday junction branch migration DNA helicase RuvB yields MLERINNPILQNEEADYDRALRPRTLSDFIGQEHIKEQLDISIQAARMRSEPLDHVLFYGPPGLGKTTLASIIAREMGVNITVSSGPVIEKPSDLAGILTNLGRNETLFIDEIHRLSHVIEEYIYPAMEDYEMEIILDSGPSSRTLKIPIEPFTLIGATTRAGLLTPPLRDRFGIVLRLDYYDQSSIEQIIKRSARLLEVSTEEEGVKELAKRSRGTPRIANRLLRRVRDYAQIRGDGIITYEIAVAALSMLQVDHAGLDEMDKRILSTIIENYRGGPVGIKTISTAIGEDAGTIEEIFEPYLVQQGFLERTTQGRKVTLKAYRHLGLSPIAEQAEIFEA; encoded by the coding sequence ATGCTGGAAAGAATTAACAATCCTATATTACAAAATGAAGAAGCAGATTATGATCGGGCTTTACGACCACGTACACTAAGTGATTTTATCGGTCAAGAACACATCAAGGAACAGCTCGACATAAGTATTCAGGCTGCCCGGATGCGCTCTGAGCCCTTGGATCATGTATTATTTTATGGTCCTCCCGGCTTAGGAAAAACAACCCTGGCATCCATTATTGCCCGCGAAATGGGAGTTAACATAACGGTTTCTAGCGGTCCTGTTATAGAAAAACCTTCAGATTTGGCGGGTATCTTAACAAACTTGGGGCGCAATGAAACACTTTTCATCGATGAGATTCACCGTCTTTCACATGTAATTGAAGAGTACATATATCCCGCTATGGAAGATTATGAGATGGAAATTATCCTGGATAGCGGGCCATCATCGCGTACGCTTAAAATTCCCATCGAACCCTTTACTTTGATTGGAGCAACTACGCGCGCCGGATTGCTTACTCCGCCCTTGAGGGATCGTTTTGGCATTGTTTTAAGACTGGATTATTACGATCAAAGCTCTATTGAACAGATTATCAAACGCTCGGCAAGGCTTTTAGAGGTCTCAACAGAAGAAGAAGGCGTTAAAGAGCTTGCTAAACGAAGCCGGGGAACTCCACGCATTGCAAATCGCCTCCTGAGGCGAGTACGAGATTATGCTCAAATTCGCGGGGATGGCATCATCACTTACGAAATAGCAGTTGCTGCGCTATCGATGCTGCAAGTGGATCACGCCGGATTGGATGAAATGGATAAACGCATCTTGAGTACAATCATTGAGAATTATCGTGGTGGTCCGGTTGGCATAAAAACCATCTCTACAGCCATTGGTGAAGATGCTGGAACAATAGAAGAAATATTTGAGCCGTATTTGGTGCAACAAGGCTTTTTGGAGCGCACTACTCAAGGACGCAAGGTTACGCTAAAAGCATATCGGCATTTAGGGTTGAGCCCTATTGCCGAGCAGGCAGAAATTTTCGAAGCATAA
- a CDS encoding polysaccharide biosynthesis C-terminal domain-containing protein, whose protein sequence is MGYTKNIGHNLLTQILKITFGVVTGVLVARALGPARQGYIAYIILIFTLLGNFGHLGIISAVTYHQKRSGFERLTIYSTNVNVLILFSLAICGIIIILRSSGVFLTDYSWSLVIGGLLMMICYLFIGHHQAWLTGDERIILNNQIGLSSFFLKSGSILLLWLWGALTFKTYFWISVLALLMWLILIQIKLREEYIPNILIPVLKAEFAYGSVSWASTLFAFLHYRADQIMIKQYLGSAELGIYTIAVTIAELLFLLPISINTALTGRLYNLPEDDNGKQLLARTTRISWSICFALCLIAIPGSLLIPLVYSAAYAKATSIMLVLLPGVLFACIPKMVSPWFFSSGRPKVHLRITFICLVLNVVLNFIFIPLWGSLGAALASSISYFFYGLYYILMLVLREGFSLRELICPDIVDLKLLQNLRKS, encoded by the coding sequence ATGGGTTATACCAAAAACATCGGGCACAACCTGCTAACGCAAATTCTAAAAATTACTTTTGGCGTTGTAACCGGTGTTTTAGTAGCCCGTGCCTTGGGTCCGGCTCGTCAAGGATATATTGCCTACATCATCCTCATCTTCACATTGTTGGGAAATTTTGGACATCTGGGTATAATATCGGCAGTAACCTATCATCAGAAACGAAGCGGATTTGAGCGTTTGACAATCTACAGCACAAATGTCAATGTATTAATCCTGTTTTCTTTAGCGATTTGCGGAATAATAATCATCTTAAGATCGAGTGGAGTATTTTTAACAGATTATTCCTGGTCTTTGGTAATAGGCGGATTGCTGATGATGATTTGCTACCTCTTTATTGGTCACCATCAAGCTTGGCTTACCGGAGATGAACGTATTATTTTGAACAATCAGATTGGGCTTAGTTCCTTCTTCTTGAAAAGTGGATCCATTCTATTACTTTGGCTTTGGGGAGCGCTTACTTTTAAAACTTACTTTTGGATAAGTGTTTTAGCCTTATTAATGTGGCTGATACTAATCCAAATAAAACTGAGAGAAGAATACATACCCAATATCCTTATTCCGGTGCTAAAAGCAGAATTTGCCTACGGTAGCGTATCTTGGGCTTCTACATTATTTGCTTTTTTACATTATAGGGCAGATCAGATAATGATTAAGCAATACTTGGGCTCGGCAGAACTTGGTATTTATACTATTGCCGTCACCATCGCAGAATTGCTATTTTTACTGCCAATTTCCATCAATACAGCCTTAACTGGGAGATTGTATAATTTGCCAGAAGATGACAATGGGAAACAGCTTTTAGCTCGCACTACCCGCATTAGCTGGAGCATCTGTTTTGCCTTATGCCTGATTGCCATTCCCGGAAGCCTGCTAATTCCTTTGGTGTATTCGGCGGCATATGCTAAAGCTACCTCAATAATGCTAGTCCTATTGCCAGGAGTGCTATTTGCTTGCATTCCCAAGATGGTTTCACCCTGGTTCTTTAGTAGTGGCAGACCTAAAGTGCATCTTAGAATTACCTTTATCTGTTTGGTACTTAATGTAGTTCTAAATTTCATCTTTATCCCTCTCTGGGGAAGTTTGGGAGCCGCTCTCGCTTCTAGTATTTCATATTTTTTCTATGGGCTTTATTATATTCTAATGTTGGTTTTGAGGGAGGGCTTTTCACTGCGAGAACTAATCTGCCCAGATATTGTGGATCTGAAGCTT